A section of the Streptomyces sp. NBC_01591 genome encodes:
- a CDS encoding DUF742 domain-containing protein, which yields MSDEGPGGIPRLPGPHLLPGSRWYDAEAGPLVRPYAVTGGRTEPGHNGAQFDLIALVTFDGNAPDRSEESFLGPEHRALLRLCRSETPSVAELSADADLAVGVVRVLLGDLLEAGYVRVSSPVPPAQLPDERILREVINGLRAL from the coding sequence ATGTCCGATGAGGGCCCGGGAGGCATCCCGCGACTCCCGGGACCGCACCTGCTTCCGGGCAGCCGGTGGTACGACGCCGAAGCCGGACCACTGGTCCGTCCGTACGCGGTGACGGGCGGCCGGACCGAACCGGGCCACAACGGTGCGCAGTTCGATCTGATCGCGCTCGTCACCTTCGACGGCAACGCACCGGACCGTTCGGAGGAGTCCTTCCTCGGCCCCGAACACCGGGCGCTGCTCAGGCTCTGCCGGTCGGAGACCCCGTCCGTCGCGGAACTCTCGGCCGATGCCGACCTTGCCGTGGGCGTCGTCCGCGTGCTCCTCGGTGATCTGCTCGAAGCCGGCTACGTACGCGTCAGCAGCCCCGTACCGCCCGCGCAGTTGCCCGACGAGCGCATCCTGCGCGAGGTGATCAACGGCTTGCGGGCCCTGTAG